In Phyllobacterium zundukense, one DNA window encodes the following:
- a CDS encoding HlyD family secretion protein: MADGSTSLRIPANTDTADDVVMEKRDPVIETAPSVPVAKETAPLPPAAPARPRRSLKRTMLFALLPVVLIAGGYIYATGGQIMSTDNAYVQADMVGVSTDVSGMVQSLDVHDNEQVKQGQVLFRLDAAPYSIALAGAKAQLGVVRNQILNLEASYKQSLAEITQAEADIPFFEKSLQRQQDLNASSFASRATYDQAKHDLDAAQQKVDVAKAEAAATLAQLGGNADQPVEQNPSYLQAQSAVDNAQRNLDRTIVRAPFDGIVTNVSSLQVGAYLQASQSGFSLVSTTHMWIAASPKETELTYVRDGQPVAISVDTYPGVEWKGTVASVSPASGSSFSLLPAQNTTGTWVKVVQRIPMLVSIDDTTGKPPLRVGMSVTVGVDTGHARGLPKFAEDLLGLFGSKDHV; the protein is encoded by the coding sequence ATGGCTGACGGTTCAACTTCCCTACGCATTCCCGCCAATACAGACACCGCCGACGACGTGGTGATGGAAAAGCGCGATCCGGTAATCGAGACCGCGCCTTCCGTACCCGTTGCCAAGGAAACCGCGCCTTTACCACCGGCTGCTCCGGCGCGCCCGCGCCGCAGCCTCAAGCGGACGATGCTCTTCGCGCTGCTGCCGGTCGTGTTGATAGCCGGCGGGTACATCTACGCGACGGGTGGACAGATCATGTCGACGGACAATGCCTATGTGCAGGCGGATATGGTCGGCGTTTCGACTGACGTCTCCGGAATGGTCCAGTCGCTCGACGTCCATGATAACGAGCAGGTCAAGCAGGGCCAGGTGCTCTTCCGCCTCGATGCTGCTCCGTACAGCATCGCTCTTGCCGGCGCGAAGGCGCAACTTGGCGTGGTGCGTAACCAGATCCTCAACCTCGAGGCTAGCTACAAGCAATCGCTCGCCGAGATCACGCAGGCTGAAGCCGACATTCCCTTCTTCGAAAAGTCGCTGCAACGCCAGCAGGACCTGAATGCGAGCTCGTTTGCCTCCCGCGCGACCTATGATCAAGCCAAGCATGATCTGGACGCGGCACAGCAGAAGGTCGATGTTGCCAAGGCCGAAGCGGCAGCAACCCTGGCACAGCTCGGCGGCAATGCTGATCAGCCGGTCGAACAGAACCCGTCCTATCTGCAGGCGCAATCCGCCGTCGACAATGCCCAGCGCAATCTTGACCGGACCATTGTCCGGGCGCCATTCGACGGCATCGTCACCAATGTCAGCTCGTTGCAGGTTGGTGCTTATCTCCAGGCATCACAGTCGGGCTTCAGCCTCGTCTCCACGACCCATATGTGGATCGCCGCGAGCCCGAAGGAAACCGAGCTCACCTATGTGCGCGACGGCCAGCCGGTGGCAATCAGCGTCGACACCTATCCCGGCGTCGAGTGGAAAGGCACGGTTGCCAGCGTCAGCCCGGCCTCCGGGTCCAGTTTCTCATTGCTTCCGGCCCAGAACACCACCGGTACCTGGGTGAAAGTGGTCCAGCGTATTCCCATGCTGGTCAGCATTGACGACACGACAGGCAAGCCCCCCTTGCGCGTGGGCATGAGCGTGACTGTGGGCGTCGATACCGGCCACGCCCGGGGCCTGCCAAAGTTTGCTGAAGACCTCCTCGGGCTTTTCGGTAGCAAGGATCATGTCTAA
- a CDS encoding FAD-containing oxidoreductase, producing MSKAFDAIIIGAGQAGPSLAGRLTAAGMKVLMVERKLFGGTCVNTGCMPTKTLVASAYAAHLARRGANYGVTIDAPIRIDMKRVKERAHTVSFNSRSGVEKWLRSMDGCTVVKGHARFTGPHGIDIDGQAFTAPRIFINVGGRANVPDMPGVKDVDFLTNTSILALDTLPRHLVVVGGSYIGLEFAQMYRRFGAEVTVVEKGPRLVAREDEDISAAIKDILEAEGISCRLDAECIAFKPHADGTQVNLDCSVGSRSAVGSHVLLAIGRQPNTDDLGLDKAGIKLDERGYIEVNDQLETNVADVWALGDCNGRGAFTHTAYNDFEIVAANLLDKENRKVSDRILGYALYIDPPLGRVGMSESQARKTGRPLLVSKRPMTRVGRAVEKDETQGFMKVVADAETQKILGAAFLGTGGDEAIHGILDIMNADVGYPVLKWAVPIHPTVSELIPTLLGDLKRME from the coding sequence ATGAGCAAAGCTTTCGACGCAATCATCATCGGGGCAGGACAAGCGGGGCCCTCGCTTGCCGGACGGCTGACGGCCGCCGGAATGAAAGTGCTCATGGTTGAGCGCAAGCTGTTCGGCGGCACATGCGTCAATACGGGCTGCATGCCGACAAAGACACTCGTTGCCAGTGCCTATGCTGCGCATCTTGCGCGGCGCGGGGCCAACTACGGCGTCACTATCGATGCGCCCATCCGTATCGACATGAAGCGGGTGAAGGAGAGGGCCCATACCGTTTCCTTTAATTCTCGTAGCGGTGTCGAGAAGTGGCTGCGCAGCATGGACGGCTGCACCGTCGTCAAGGGCCATGCGCGTTTCACCGGGCCGCACGGGATCGACATCGATGGCCAGGCTTTCACGGCCCCTCGCATCTTCATCAATGTCGGCGGCCGTGCCAATGTTCCCGATATGCCGGGCGTGAAGGATGTCGACTTCCTCACCAACACGTCGATCCTGGCGCTGGATACCTTGCCAAGGCATCTCGTCGTTGTTGGCGGCAGCTATATCGGGCTCGAATTCGCGCAGATGTACCGGCGTTTCGGCGCAGAGGTGACTGTCGTCGAAAAGGGGCCGCGGCTGGTCGCGCGCGAAGACGAAGATATTTCCGCAGCGATCAAGGATATTCTGGAAGCCGAGGGGATTTCATGCCGCCTCGATGCGGAATGTATCGCTTTCAAGCCGCATGCGGACGGAACGCAAGTAAATCTCGATTGCAGCGTGGGTTCACGCAGTGCTGTTGGCTCGCATGTGCTGCTGGCGATCGGCAGGCAGCCTAACACAGACGATCTCGGACTCGACAAGGCCGGTATCAAACTCGATGAACGCGGTTATATCGAGGTCAATGACCAGCTTGAAACAAACGTCGCTGACGTATGGGCGCTCGGTGATTGCAATGGGCGCGGTGCCTTCACCCATACGGCCTATAATGATTTCGAGATCGTCGCGGCAAATCTTCTCGACAAGGAAAACCGCAAGGTCAGTGATCGTATACTCGGCTATGCACTCTACATCGATCCGCCGCTCGGACGGGTGGGAATGAGCGAGTCGCAGGCACGCAAGACGGGCAGGCCGCTACTGGTCTCCAAGAGGCCGATGACACGGGTCGGCCGCGCTGTGGAAAAAGACGAGACCCAGGGCTTCATGAAGGTCGTCGCGGATGCCGAAACCCAGAAGATTCTCGGCGCAGCCTTTTTGGGCACCGGCGGCGACGAGGCTATCCATGGCATTCTCGATATCATGAACGCTGATGTCGGATACCCTGTGCTGAAATGGGCGGTGCCCATTCACCCCACCGTTTCCGAGTTGATTCCCACACTGCTTGGCGATCTCAAGCGCATGGAGTGA
- a CDS encoding DHA2 family efflux MFS transporter permease subunit, with protein sequence MSNTIAATPSAAPVIANRGAITACVILAVIMQALDTTIANVALPYIQGSVSASADQINWVLTSYIVAAAIMTPPSGFLAARFGRKNVLLTAIVGFVAASVLCGLAQSLPQIVVFRLMQGLFGAALVPLSQGILLDIYSVEERGKAMALFGVSVMVGPVLGPVIGGWLTDNISWRWVFYINVPIGMLAFFGIGAFVSETTREASAKLDWFGFGTLSLAIATLQLFLDRGEQLDWFSSTEIQIEALICASAFYLFLVHTFTAKKSFVNPRLFLDRNFSVSMFFIFVIGVTYLASLALMTPYLQTLMDYPVITAGIVMGPRGIGTMASMFIVGRMIGKIDTRALLVFGFSLTAWAMYDMTGWTPDVSQWTIVSVGFIQGAGLGFLFVPLTTIAFATLPAHMRGEGTGLYNLSRNIGSSVGIAVVTALITENVQTNHASIAAYVTPFNHAFNAPAVMQHLDPLKAASRAALDGIITTQATIIAYMDDFKLLMIMSIVSIPLVMLLRKPAPSAAPVDHSAVME encoded by the coding sequence ATGTCTAACACCATCGCAGCAACCCCCAGCGCCGCGCCGGTTATTGCCAATCGCGGGGCGATCACCGCCTGTGTCATCCTTGCGGTGATCATGCAGGCGCTCGACACCACGATCGCCAATGTGGCGCTGCCCTATATTCAGGGCAGTGTCTCGGCGAGCGCCGACCAGATCAACTGGGTCCTCACCTCCTATATCGTCGCTGCCGCGATCATGACGCCGCCTTCCGGCTTCCTCGCAGCGCGCTTCGGGCGCAAGAATGTGTTGCTGACCGCCATTGTCGGCTTCGTCGCCGCATCGGTGCTGTGCGGTCTAGCCCAATCCCTGCCGCAGATCGTGGTTTTCCGGCTGATGCAAGGCCTGTTTGGCGCCGCCCTGGTGCCACTGTCGCAGGGTATTCTCCTGGACATCTATTCGGTGGAAGAACGGGGAAAGGCCATGGCGTTGTTCGGCGTCTCGGTCATGGTCGGACCGGTCCTGGGGCCGGTCATCGGCGGCTGGCTCACCGACAATATCAGCTGGCGCTGGGTGTTCTACATCAACGTCCCTATCGGTATGCTGGCGTTTTTCGGCATCGGCGCCTTCGTCTCGGAAACGACGCGCGAGGCGAGTGCCAAGCTGGACTGGTTCGGCTTTGGCACACTGAGCCTTGCCATCGCGACGCTGCAGCTTTTTCTGGACCGGGGCGAACAGCTCGACTGGTTTTCGTCGACCGAGATTCAGATCGAGGCGCTGATCTGCGCCAGTGCCTTCTATCTCTTCCTCGTCCACACCTTCACGGCGAAGAAATCCTTCGTCAATCCACGGCTGTTTCTCGACCGAAACTTCTCCGTCAGCATGTTCTTCATCTTCGTCATTGGCGTGACCTATCTCGCCTCGCTTGCGTTGATGACGCCCTATCTGCAGACCCTGATGGATTACCCGGTTATCACCGCCGGTATTGTCATGGGGCCACGCGGCATCGGTACGATGGCCTCGATGTTCATCGTCGGCCGGATGATCGGCAAGATCGACACCCGCGCCTTGCTGGTGTTCGGCTTCAGCCTTACGGCCTGGGCGATGTACGATATGACTGGCTGGACCCCGGATGTCTCGCAATGGACCATCGTCTCCGTCGGTTTCATTCAGGGCGCAGGCCTCGGCTTCCTGTTCGTACCGCTGACGACAATTGCCTTTGCCACCCTGCCCGCCCACATGCGCGGTGAAGGCACCGGCCTTTACAATCTTTCCCGCAATATCGGTTCCAGCGTGGGTATTGCTGTCGTCACGGCGCTGATCACCGAGAATGTGCAGACCAACCACGCGTCGATCGCAGCCTATGTCACGCCCTTCAACCATGCCTTCAACGCTCCCGCGGTAATGCAGCATCTCGATCCGCTGAAAGCTGCAAGCCGCGCGGCGCTGGACGGGATCATCACGACGCAGGCGACGATCATCGCCTATATGGACGATTTCAAGCTGCTGATGATCATGTCGATCGTGTCGATCCCGCTGGTCATGCTGCTGCGCAAGCCGGCACCGAGCGCCGCACCCGTCGACCACAGCGCCGTCATGGAATAA
- a CDS encoding invasion associated locus B family protein, translating into MLFNCLKYFLCTFAFLSGTGIAFAQQASPAPADTAPAPQQSSEAEVRSVQYGDWFYRCIDTKTAEGSIVPNCEVAQVSQVNQNGKDVNVLTLAFARTAPDPAKKDTKQAPDLLLTALVPLNIFLPSGFMIDADGNSVAEFSYRNCNEAGCWAQQKLDPTVIAALQKGTNGGARLRLMNGQNVSIKFSLKGLTQALTALR; encoded by the coding sequence ATGTTATTCAATTGCTTAAAATATTTCCTATGCACCTTTGCGTTTCTCTCCGGTACTGGGATTGCGTTTGCCCAGCAGGCGTCGCCCGCTCCGGCAGATACCGCACCCGCGCCACAACAAAGCAGCGAAGCTGAAGTTCGGTCAGTTCAATATGGTGACTGGTTCTACCGCTGCATCGATACCAAGACAGCCGAGGGTTCTATCGTTCCCAATTGCGAGGTGGCGCAAGTTTCGCAAGTCAACCAGAACGGCAAGGATGTGAATGTGCTGACACTCGCCTTCGCCAGGACAGCGCCTGACCCCGCGAAGAAGGACACGAAACAGGCTCCCGATCTTCTTCTGACGGCGCTGGTTCCCCTCAATATATTCCTGCCATCGGGCTTCATGATCGACGCGGATGGCAATTCGGTCGCCGAATTCAGTTACCGCAATTGCAATGAAGCAGGATGCTGGGCGCAGCAGAAACTTGATCCGACGGTGATTGCGGCACTGCAGAAAGGTACCAATGGCGGTGCTCGCCTGCGCCTGATGAACGGGCAGAACGTCAGCATCAAGTTCTCACTGAAAGGTTTGACACAGGCGCTGACCGCGCTTCGTTGA
- a CDS encoding extracellular solute-binding protein, whose protein sequence is MSVIKLKGMTWSHPRGYDPLVTCSKPWKEQTGVSIEWEKRSLQDFESFPVEELAREYDLIVIDHPHVGQITAENCLAPLDVAGRQAERDALVKGSVGQSYPSYRWQGRQWAFPIDTAAQVAAWRPDLLDQPPVIWEDVLVLAWEGKVLLPLRAPHTLMTFYTLSANMGSPCAAAKLGDLICPENGARTFNMMREIASRIDPVCFAMDPIAVLEKMAEAGSTIAYSPLIYGYVSYAIQGFRPNLVAFADIPTVGQNGPVGSALGGTGIAVSAFSPNRDAAIDFAYWIASGEVQRGLYASAGGQPGHADAWESETVNKQTSDFYFATRTTLEGAWVRPRHNGYMAFQQAASDRLNAGLLQSHEARNVVDDLNRLFRQSFAS, encoded by the coding sequence GTGAGCGTCATCAAGCTGAAGGGGATGACGTGGAGCCATCCGCGCGGCTATGACCCCTTGGTCACCTGTTCGAAACCCTGGAAGGAGCAGACGGGCGTCAGCATCGAATGGGAAAAGCGGTCGCTGCAGGATTTCGAATCCTTTCCCGTGGAAGAACTGGCGCGGGAATATGACCTGATCGTCATCGATCATCCGCATGTCGGTCAGATCACCGCCGAAAACTGTCTCGCGCCGCTCGATGTTGCCGGGCGCCAGGCCGAACGCGATGCGCTTGTGAAAGGCAGTGTCGGCCAATCCTATCCGAGCTATCGCTGGCAGGGCCGGCAATGGGCGTTTCCGATCGACACCGCGGCCCAGGTTGCCGCCTGGCGCCCGGACCTTCTCGATCAACCGCCGGTCATATGGGAGGATGTTTTGGTGCTGGCGTGGGAAGGCAAAGTTCTCCTGCCGCTTCGTGCGCCGCATACGCTGATGACGTTCTATACGCTCAGTGCCAATATGGGATCACCCTGTGCCGCGGCGAAACTCGGTGATCTGATCTGTCCCGAGAATGGCGCAAGAACATTCAATATGATGCGTGAGATTGCTTCGCGGATCGACCCGGTCTGTTTTGCAATGGACCCGATCGCGGTGCTGGAAAAGATGGCGGAAGCAGGCTCGACCATCGCTTATTCGCCCCTGATCTATGGCTATGTCAGTTACGCCATCCAGGGCTTCAGGCCCAATCTTGTCGCTTTCGCCGATATCCCGACCGTGGGCCAGAATGGTCCTGTGGGTTCCGCACTCGGCGGTACTGGGATTGCCGTGTCTGCCTTCTCGCCAAATCGCGATGCAGCAATCGATTTCGCCTACTGGATTGCCAGTGGCGAGGTGCAGCGCGGACTCTATGCCTCAGCCGGGGGCCAGCCCGGCCATGCGGATGCCTGGGAGAGCGAAACGGTCAACAAGCAAACGTCAGATTTCTATTTTGCCACGCGCACGACACTGGAAGGGGCTTGGGTGCGGCCGCGCCACAATGGATATATGGCCTTTCAGCAGGCAGCTTCCGATCGCCTTAATGCGGGGCTTCTGCAAAGCCACGAAGCAAGAAATGTCGTTGACGACCTGAACCGGCTGTTCCGGCAGAGTTTTGCCAGTTGA
- a CDS encoding transglutaminase-like domain-containing protein gives MLIRIGYEIAIRCNEPTPMTTYLNLESARLGDVQCERGPTATPDVRLETFRDLFGNACLRMLAPAGNLSLKYDAVIKDDGLPDPVDEEAQEVSVDKLPTECLTYLSASRYCETDELSNLAWDLFGHLTPGWGRVQAICDYVNQRLTFSYGFARATRTAAQAHEERAGVCRDFAHLAVAFCRCMNIPARYVNGYLGDIGVPADPAPMDFNAWFEVFLDGKWHTFDARHNQRRIGRIVVARGRDAADIPLIHTFGPHELTNFKVWTFEEHDPSFSSQRFEKISLVTPWFSPRWSRLSRHIRERTEAESNL, from the coding sequence ATGTTGATCCGCATCGGTTACGAGATTGCCATCAGGTGCAATGAACCAACCCCTATGACTACCTATCTCAATCTCGAATCGGCACGGCTGGGCGATGTCCAGTGCGAACGAGGACCAACCGCCACACCGGACGTGCGGCTCGAAACGTTTCGCGACCTCTTCGGCAATGCCTGCCTGCGAATGTTGGCGCCAGCGGGGAACCTCTCGTTGAAATACGATGCCGTCATCAAGGATGATGGCTTGCCCGATCCTGTTGACGAGGAAGCGCAGGAAGTCAGCGTCGACAAGCTCCCGACCGAGTGTCTGACGTATCTTTCGGCAAGCCGATACTGCGAAACAGACGAGTTGAGTAATCTGGCATGGGACCTGTTCGGACATCTGACACCTGGCTGGGGCCGGGTTCAGGCGATCTGCGATTACGTCAACCAGCGCCTGACATTCAGCTATGGTTTTGCCCGGGCGACGCGCACGGCAGCACAAGCACACGAGGAACGCGCCGGTGTCTGCCGGGATTTTGCGCATCTGGCGGTCGCCTTTTGTCGATGCATGAATATTCCTGCGCGCTATGTAAACGGCTATCTGGGCGATATTGGCGTCCCCGCCGACCCTGCCCCGATGGATTTCAATGCGTGGTTCGAGGTGTTTCTCGACGGCAAATGGCACACATTCGATGCGCGGCACAATCAGCGCCGCATCGGCAGGATCGTTGTCGCGCGCGGGCGGGATGCCGCCGACATTCCGTTGATTCATACTTTCGGGCCGCATGAACTGACGAATTTCAAGGTCTGGACGTTCGAGGAGCATGACCCATCGTTCTCCAGCCAGCGCTTCGAGAAGATCTCGCTGGTCACGCCTTGGTTCAGCCCGCGATGGTCACGTCTTTCCCGCCACATCAGGGAGAGGACCGAGGCGGAATCGAATTTGTGA
- a CDS encoding CaiB/BaiF CoA transferase family protein codes for MTAETTELPLTGLLVVDMSQFLSGPYASLRLMDLGARVIKVERPDGGDLSRRLYLSDTEIGGDSTIFHAINRAKESLAIDLKNEADLAALRTLLAKADVLIQNFRPGVIKRLGLDYEAVKAINPRLVYASISGYGEEGPWVARPGQDLLAQSRSGLMWLNGDESQGPVPFGLAVGDMLAGAATVQGILAALVRRGISGKGSHIETSLLESLVDFQFEVLTTHLNDGRRLPKRSDFRSAHAYLSAPYGVYQTSDSYLALAMTPLPKLADLLELEELAPYRDVPASWFTARDEIKRIIGAKLATETTEHWLAVLEPADIWCAKVLNWEELLQSEGFKVLDMLQTVEREDNVSILTTRSPLRIDGQRAKFDRAAPRIGEHSEAIRKEFGL; via the coding sequence ATGACTGCCGAGACTACCGAACTACCACTGACAGGCTTGCTTGTCGTCGATATGAGCCAGTTCCTGTCAGGCCCCTATGCTTCGCTGCGGCTGATGGATCTCGGAGCCCGCGTCATCAAAGTCGAGCGTCCGGATGGCGGCGATCTCTCCCGCCGGCTCTATCTCAGCGATACGGAAATCGGCGGCGATTCGACCATTTTCCATGCAATCAACCGCGCCAAGGAAAGCCTTGCCATCGATCTCAAGAACGAGGCCGATCTTGCGGCGCTGAGGACATTGCTGGCCAAGGCCGATGTGCTCATCCAGAATTTCCGCCCCGGTGTGATCAAGCGGCTCGGTCTCGACTATGAAGCGGTCAAGGCGATCAATCCACGCCTCGTCTATGCCAGTATCAGCGGCTATGGCGAAGAGGGCCCATGGGTGGCGCGTCCGGGTCAGGATTTGCTGGCGCAGTCGCGCTCCGGCCTGATGTGGCTGAACGGCGACGAGAGTCAGGGTCCGGTGCCGTTCGGCCTCGCGGTCGGCGATATGCTCGCCGGTGCGGCGACCGTGCAGGGCATTCTCGCCGCGCTGGTACGCCGCGGCATCAGCGGCAAGGGCAGCCATATCGAAACCAGTCTCCTGGAATCGCTTGTCGACTTCCAGTTCGAAGTGCTGACCACACATTTGAACGATGGCCGTCGCCTGCCGAAGCGTTCGGATTTCCGCAGCGCCCACGCCTATCTCTCCGCGCCTTATGGCGTATATCAAACCAGTGACAGCTATCTGGCACTGGCCATGACGCCATTGCCGAAACTGGCAGATCTTTTGGAGCTCGAGGAGCTCGCGCCCTATCGCGATGTGCCCGCCTCTTGGTTCACCGCACGCGACGAGATCAAGCGCATCATCGGAGCCAAGCTCGCGACGGAAACCACGGAGCACTGGCTTGCCGTTCTTGAGCCGGCCGATATCTGGTGTGCCAAGGTACTGAACTGGGAGGAGCTTCTGCAAAGCGAGGGCTTCAAGGTTCTCGATATGCTGCAGACCGTCGAACGGGAGGACAATGTCTCGATCCTCACGACGCGTTCGCCTCTCCGCATCGATGGCCAGCGGGCAAAATTCGACCGCGCCGCGCCGCGTATCGGTGAACACAGCGAGGCTATCCGCAAGGAGTTCGGCCTGTGA
- a CDS encoding MarR family winged helix-turn-helix transcriptional regulator, translated as MNNAPTLGFLLHDVARLLRKRFEQRAKYLGLTRSQWQTLAYLANNEGIHQAGLAEILEIEPITLVRILDKLQERGLIERRRHSTDRRIWLLYLREETRPLLASIRVIGEATRAEALADIPAEDREHLVRTLTLMKTNLIDACQTPVENKEKNHG; from the coding sequence ATGAACAATGCACCCACGCTAGGCTTCCTGCTGCACGACGTTGCTCGGCTATTGCGCAAGCGATTCGAGCAGCGCGCAAAGTACCTGGGACTGACCCGGTCGCAGTGGCAGACCTTGGCTTATCTCGCCAATAACGAGGGAATCCATCAGGCCGGCCTCGCTGAAATTCTCGAGATCGAGCCGATTACCCTGGTTCGCATCCTCGACAAGCTTCAGGAACGCGGCCTTATCGAGCGGCGCCGGCATTCCACCGATCGCCGCATCTGGCTGCTCTATCTGCGCGAGGAAACGCGACCGCTGCTGGCCTCCATACGGGTGATTGGTGAAGCCACCCGCGCCGAGGCTCTTGCGGACATTCCGGCGGAAGACCGGGAACATCTCGTTCGTACCCTGACTCTAATGAAGACCAATTTGATCGACGCCTGCCAGACGCCGGTCGAGAATAAAGAGAAAAATCATGGCTGA
- a CDS encoding bifunctional helix-turn-helix transcriptional regulator/GNAT family N-acetyltransferase, with protein sequence MSAVEEFRKFNRFFTKEIGLLDKHVLASDYTLAEARVLYELAKNGEQTAAEIGRSLEMDKAHLSRILARFAKRNLVSSRARPGNGKQRPISLTPAGQQAFAALDQGSQLQIEGLLAPLDTDARSQLISSMRQVHAILDSGKQHGSELTYRDLRPGDLGWIAHRQALLYHEEYGWDWTYEGLACEILGKFVANFDPAREAGWVAERAGQIAGSVFLMQSEDPTIAKLRLLYVEPSARGLGIGRELVATCVERARELGYRQIRLWTNDVLVSARRIYQATGFRLVEEEKHHSFGHDLVGQTWILDLQRE encoded by the coding sequence GTTGCTCGACAAGCACGTGCTTGCCAGCGACTACACACTGGCCGAAGCCCGCGTCCTTTATGAGCTTGCAAAAAACGGCGAGCAAACGGCGGCCGAAATCGGGCGCAGCCTGGAAATGGACAAGGCCCATCTCAGCCGTATTCTGGCGCGGTTCGCCAAGCGCAACCTCGTCAGCAGCCGTGCCCGCCCTGGCAATGGAAAGCAGCGCCCGATTTCACTCACGCCGGCCGGCCAACAGGCGTTTGCTGCGCTCGACCAGGGTTCGCAGTTGCAAATAGAGGGGCTGCTGGCGCCACTTGACACCGATGCGCGCTCGCAATTGATCTCCTCGATGCGCCAGGTTCACGCCATTCTCGATAGCGGAAAACAGCATGGCAGCGAGCTCACCTATCGTGATTTGCGACCCGGCGATCTCGGATGGATCGCCCACAGGCAAGCATTGCTCTATCACGAGGAATATGGGTGGGACTGGACCTACGAGGGTCTCGCCTGCGAAATCCTTGGGAAATTCGTCGCCAATTTCGATCCCGCGCGCGAGGCTGGCTGGGTTGCGGAGCGTGCAGGTCAAATAGCCGGGTCTGTTTTTCTCATGCAAAGCGAAGACCCAACCATAGCCAAGCTGAGACTCCTCTATGTCGAGCCAAGCGCCCGCGGCCTCGGTATCGGACGCGAGCTCGTTGCGACATGCGTCGAGCGAGCCAGGGAGCTCGGTTACCGGCAGATCCGGCTTTGGACGAACGATGTCCTGGTTTCAGCCCGCCGCATCTACCAGGCGACAGGTTTTCGTCTTGTCGAAGAGGAAAAGCATCATTCTTTCGGGCACGATCTGGTGGGCCAAACCTGGATCCTCGATCTTCAGCGCGAATAG